The following is a genomic window from Candidatus Poribacteria bacterium.
CCAAATTGCCCGATCAAGCGATTACTGTTATCCCGTGGCATCAAGATTTGGCGTATCTTACCCCTGAAGAAGCGGGGGATACCTTGGTTGTGAACGTTTGGCTTCCACTCATACGGGCAACGGAAGAAAGCGGTTGCATGCAAGTCATCCGTGGTTCACACCGCTACGATCTGATTGCGCATAACTACCAAGATCAGACCCCCGGACATACGGGGGGTAGAGGCATCAGCGATGAAGAATTGCCACCCGGTGATGTCGTTACCGCTGAACTTGAAGCGGGCGATGTTTTGCTGACGAGTGAACGGGTTGTCCACCGTGGACTTCCGAACCGTTCCGATACAGTGCGTTGGAGTGTTGATACGCGCTATAGCCAAATCGGGTTGCCAACGGGTCGCGAAAATGTTCCCGGTTTCATCGCTCGAAGTCGGTTAAATCCTGAGCGTATTACCAAGTCCCATCACGACTGGAATTCGCAGTTCACATCGAACTAAGGAGAAATGATGCAGGACTTTGAAAATCCCTATTCTCAAGTTCAAAACTACTAATTGCCGAAAAAATTTC
Proteins encoded in this region:
- a CDS encoding phytanoyl-CoA dioxygenase family protein; translation: QKGSLYSKNWEINYQTHVELAQLVDDGTQAAIKHGILDPSDTYDDEPFETRLARVSNACSDPNWIWSNYFRDQKIRTAGMFTLRTAPTLLDVVGSLIGNEIFAHPQFNYRAKLPDQAITVIPWHQDLAYLTPEEAGDTLVVNVWLPLIRATEESGCMQVIRGSHRYDLIAHNYQDQTPGHTGGRGISDEELPPGDVVTAELEAGDVLLTSERVVHRGLPNRSDTVRWSVDTRYSQIGLPTGRENVPGFIARSRLNPERITKSHHDWNSQFTSN